The genome window TTTCCAGGTCGTGGGTGAAGCCGTCTGTTCGACGGGCCTGATCGAGCTGTTGCAGCGTCAGGGCGTCGACATCGTGATCACCGACTACAACATGCCGGGCGACTCGCCCTACGGCGATGGCCTGAAGCTGGTGGAATACCTGAAACGGCATTTCCCGCAGGTGCAGATCCTGATCCTGACAATGATCTCCAATCATCTCATCCTCACCCGCCTGCAGGAGTTGGGGGTGGTCGGCATCATCCAGAAAAGCCAGTTGCACACCGAGATCCAGCTGGCGCTCAAGGCCATTGCCCAGCAGAGTGCCTACCGCAGCCTGGAGCCGCCCAAGAGCTCGGTAATCGAGACCCTCACCGCCATCGACGAGCGCTTCTCGACCTTGTCGCCCAAGGAGTTCGAGATCCTGCGCCTGTTTATCGCCGGCATGAGTGTGAGCGATATTGCGCGCAGCCAGAACCGAAGTGCCAAGACGATCAGCGCACAAAAGATAGCGGCCATGCGCAAACTTGAAGTCAGCAGCGACCAGGACCTGCTCGCTTATTGCCTGGCGTGCAACATATTCAACTAACAAAACTTTAAAGCCATTTATCAACAATGGCTTATCTGATTGTTCATTGATAATCCCGCCTCCATAAGTGCAACTAAACCATCCCCCAACGCTTATAAGAATCGTCTTATGTGCCCGCCCACCCTCGCCGCTTAATCTTTACGGGCAGTTCAGCAACAGCACTTTCCAATTCACACTTATGGACATCATCATGAAGAAGTTTTCCCTGGCTGTTATCGCCTCGGCCATTTTCTGCGCTTGCGCCGGTGCCTACGCCGAAGAACCGGCGGCAAAGACTCCGACCCTGGGCGGCAGCGGTAAAATCACTTTCACCGGCGTGATCAACAATGATGCCTGCTCGGTAGATGGTGCCAACTCCGACCGCACCATTTCGGTGGACATGGGTAACGTGTCGATCAAGGACATGGGCACCGCGGAAAACCCGACCGCAGGTCGCGTAACCGCCAAAGACTTCAACCTCAACGTCAACTGCAACCAGGGCACCAAGGTCGCGATGATCTTTGACGCCAACAACGGCGGCTCTGGCCTGGTCACCGGCAAGAACGTACTGGCGCTGAACCCGGGTTCGGCCACCGCACAAAACGTCGGTATCGCCCTGCTCGACAGCAAAGGCACGCTGATCGACCTCAGCTCGGCGGCCACCGCACGCATCGAAAGCACCATGCACGGCCAGGGCACTGAAGGCGGCGACGCCACCCTGAGCTTCGCGGCAGCCTACGTCACTACCGGCGCCGCGGGTGCATCGACCGCCGGTCGCGGTGACGCCACCCTGCCGTTCATCCTGCAATACGAATAACCCTTCGCCTGTACACCGAGCGCGCGAGGCCCTACGGCCTCGCCATTCTCCTTCTGATGACACCGGAAACCCTCATGCTGCCTCGTTCTATCGCCCTGGGCCTCGGGCTGCTGGGCATGTTCATGGCGACCCAGGCCGTCGCCAGCATCTCATTGAATGCCACGCGTATTGTGTTCGATGGCGACCACAAGGAAGCCAACATCACCGTGCGCAACGGCAACCAGGATGTGTTGATCCAGTCTTGGGTCGACCGCAACGACGCCAGCAGCAGCCGCGCGCCGTTTGCCGTCACCCCACCGTTGGCACGGGTGTTTGCCAAGGAACAGCAACTGCTGCGCATCTTGTATGAAGGCACCGGCATGCCCACTGACCGCGAGTCCGTGGTGTGGCTCAACGTGCAGGAAATCCCCAAGGCCAGTGAAGTCGAGAACACCTTGCAGTTGGCCATCCGCCAACGCATCAAGATTTTTTTCCGCCCTGCCGGCTTGCCGGGCAGTGCGTTGCAGGCCCCCGCCCAGCTTGAGTGGACGCTGGCCAGGCACGGCGCACAGTACGTGCTGACGGTGAAAAACCCGACGCTGTACCACGTGTCCATGGCCGACATCAAAGTGCAGGAACAGTTGGCCAGCGACTCCACCATGGTCGCCCCAGGCGAAGAAAAACAGTTCCCACTCAAGGGCCCGACGGCCAGCGGCGCGGTGCGGTTGTCGTTCTCCAGCATCAACGATTATGGCGCGCAGAACCATTACAGCGCCTCCCTGGCAGGCGGCACCACGCACGCCACTGAATCACGCCTCAAACCCTGAGCACTTCGCCTCAGGCTCACGCTTGCCAACCAGGGATGTCACAGGTCTTCGCATGTCTTCTCTCTCCAGCAACAGGTCCGCGCGTGGCGCACTGCACTTAAAGACGCTGTCGCTGGCGATTGCCGCCAGCCTGCCCGTCTGGGCCATGGCGGACGAGGCCACGCAAACCTTCAACACGACATTCCTGCAGGGCTCGCAATCACCAGTCGACCTGCAACAATTGCTTTCGGCCAACAGCGTATTGCCGGGCAACTACCGCGTCGACCTGTACAGCAACGAAGTGCTGGTGGGCCGGCGCGACATCGACTTCAAGCACGACCGGCAAAACGACCGGGTCGAAGCCTGCCTGACCCTCGACTTGCTCAAGCAGTTGGGCATCGACATGGCGCGCCTGGAGGCCCAGGGCAAACTCGACCCGCAACATCCGCTGGCATGCTACCCACTGGCGCAACTGATCGAAGACGCCAGCGTGCGCTATGACAGCAGCCGCCTGCGCCTGTTGGCGAGTATTCCGCAGGTGGCCATGCAACGCGGCCTGCGCGGCTACGTCGACCCGCAGCTATGGGACGAAGGCGTGCCCGCCGCGTTCATCAACTACCAGTTCAACAGCAGCCGCACCGCCGGCGACTACAACACGCGCATCGCGAACAACCTGGGTTTGCGCAACGGCATCAACCTGGGTGCCTGGCGCCTGCGCAACGAGTCGAACCTGAGTGGCGGCACCGGGCGCACGAACACCTACACCAGCAACCGGACCTATGTGCAACACGACGTGACGGCCATCAAGGGCCAGTTCAGTGCCGGTGAGATTTTTTCCGACACCGACCTGTTCGACAGCGTGCGCTATCGCGGGGTCAAGCTGGCCTCCGACGAAGGCATGCGGGCCGACAGCGAGCGCGGCTATGCACCGGTGATCCGAGGCGTGGCGCAGACCAACGCGACGGTGGAAATCCGTCAGAACGACTACATCCTCTATACCGCCAACGTTGCGCCGGGGCCGTTCGAGATCAACGACATCTACCCCAGCGGCTCCAACGGTGACTTGCAGATCACCGTGATCGAGGCGGACGGCACCCGCCGTGTCACGATGCAGGCGTTTTCCAGCTTGCCGATCATGGTGCGCGAGGGGCAAGTGAAGTACAGCCTCTCGGCGGGACGGTTCAACAGCAACACCGATGGCCTGGCAACCCCGCGCTTTCTGAGCGGCACCCTGGCGTATGGCTTGACCAGCAACCTCAGTGGCATCGTCGGCCTGCAAGCCGCAGAGGACTACAGCGCCCTGTCCCTCGGCGCCGGACGCAACACGACATGGGGCGCTGTGTCGCTGGATGCGACCCACTCATCGAGCAAAGCGCGTGGGCAAACCACCCAGGGCAGCAGCGTGCGCGCGTTGTACGCCAAGACCTTCGCCGGCACCGACACCAACTTCACCCTGGCCGCCTACCGCTACTCCACCGAGGGTTATCGCAGCTTCAGCGACCACGTCGAAGACATCAGCGAAAACCTCCGTGGGCGTAGCGGCCATTCGAAGACCCGCACCGACCTGACCATCAACCAGAGCCTGGGGCGCAACAGTACGTTCGGCAGCCTGTATTTGAACGCCAGCGACCAGCGCTACTGGAACCGTGGGGGCTCCCAGAGTTTTTCCGCTGGCTACACCAGCAACTGGGGC of Pseudomonas azotoformans contains these proteins:
- a CDS encoding response regulator, producing the protein MKTFNVVIADDHPIVLLGVRELVERDTRFQVVGEAVCSTGLIELLQRQGVDIVITDYNMPGDSPYGDGLKLVEYLKRHFPQVQILILTMISNHLILTRLQELGVVGIIQKSQLHTEIQLALKAIAQQSAYRSLEPPKSSVIETLTAIDERFSTLSPKEFEILRLFIAGMSVSDIARSQNRSAKTISAQKIAAMRKLEVSSDQDLLAYCLACNIFN
- a CDS encoding fimbrial protein, giving the protein MKKFSLAVIASAIFCACAGAYAEEPAAKTPTLGGSGKITFTGVINNDACSVDGANSDRTISVDMGNVSIKDMGTAENPTAGRVTAKDFNLNVNCNQGTKVAMIFDANNGGSGLVTGKNVLALNPGSATAQNVGIALLDSKGTLIDLSSAATARIESTMHGQGTEGGDATLSFAAAYVTTGAAGASTAGRGDATLPFILQYE
- a CDS encoding fimbrial biogenesis chaperone — its product is MLPRSIALGLGLLGMFMATQAVASISLNATRIVFDGDHKEANITVRNGNQDVLIQSWVDRNDASSSRAPFAVTPPLARVFAKEQQLLRILYEGTGMPTDRESVVWLNVQEIPKASEVENTLQLAIRQRIKIFFRPAGLPGSALQAPAQLEWTLARHGAQYVLTVKNPTLYHVSMADIKVQEQLASDSTMVAPGEEKQFPLKGPTASGAVRLSFSSINDYGAQNHYSASLAGGTTHATESRLKP
- a CDS encoding fimbria/pilus outer membrane usher protein yields the protein MSSLSSNRSARGALHLKTLSLAIAASLPVWAMADEATQTFNTTFLQGSQSPVDLQQLLSANSVLPGNYRVDLYSNEVLVGRRDIDFKHDRQNDRVEACLTLDLLKQLGIDMARLEAQGKLDPQHPLACYPLAQLIEDASVRYDSSRLRLLASIPQVAMQRGLRGYVDPQLWDEGVPAAFINYQFNSSRTAGDYNTRIANNLGLRNGINLGAWRLRNESNLSGGTGRTNTYTSNRTYVQHDVTAIKGQFSAGEIFSDTDLFDSVRYRGVKLASDEGMRADSERGYAPVIRGVAQTNATVEIRQNDYILYTANVAPGPFEINDIYPSGSNGDLQITVIEADGTRRVTMQAFSSLPIMVREGQVKYSLSAGRFNSNTDGLATPRFLSGTLAYGLTSNLSGIVGLQAAEDYSALSLGAGRNTTWGAVSLDATHSSSKARGQTTQGSSVRALYAKTFAGTDTNFTLAAYRYSTEGYRSFSDHVEDISENLRGRSGHSKTRTDLTINQSLGRNSTFGSLYLNASDQRYWNRGGSQSFSAGYTSNWGNLSYNLGVTRTKQIVTWGEPSSDTQVNLSVSFPLGSQARAPRAFVTTSHQHGNTTTQAGINGYVADTSDTFYSVQAGHSDTSGDSGSVNINSRTAMADVSLGYSQGQGYNSQNLNLAGSVVAHGGGINLGQTVSETFALAEVPGISGAKISSYSGVETGYNGYAVIPNAQPYRVNWVSLDTRDLGADVEITNATQQVVPRRGAVVVAHYSGTTGRRVLFELMDAQRKPLGFGASLEDSTGKQLAIADPNGNALALVDQDQGALVIKWGEHRCSASYVLPPQNKALNYERQALVCGP